A portion of the Apis mellifera strain DH4 linkage group LG6, Amel_HAv3.1, whole genome shotgun sequence genome contains these proteins:
- the LOC409293 gene encoding uncharacterized protein LOC409293, translating to MTTTTGDPSTLKSPASLSGGDLVSRLLAATPPYLYNVPLTPHSFFFSEMLRSFVQAKSEVSSASNASTSVPRRRKRSWRDARDRPLELTTKERQQHHQHHHHHHHHHQQQQQQQQQQQQQQSTMDKYFQHGQQQAEARLENGNKQSDGGYDPASKVGNFEQKPSFDMLKPVDEGKAEFGKQSKCFFDERPRHFEQAQPPEAMFPGELQKVKPEETHSTERKSCNYNDRSSYDAKGNPLGNQELLLSDQKKLDFSRNFLPGLPPRGCEMLPSVKGFGLAGNVAAANPTEFLPGPLWYPPYPIPQSYPGIDPLHFFIDLRVSGHIWDRKLSERQLPFKGKHCSAFSVPQSKEYNSNRPLNLTRDEAGTSKSGEENPRGTNYILRHLTRTYRDIGQARKGPRSETSGESEDNSKDVDNNSERSPKQEDTTSPEEERKDLRALIGLELVVDYVKEPKGDTSNEQTSQVTE from the exons ATGACGACGACCACGGGCGATCCCTCGACGCTGAAGAGTCCAGCCTCGTTGTCCGGCGGCGACCTGGTCTCCCGCCTTCTGGCGGCGACGCCGCCCTACTTGTACAACGTGCCCTTGACGCCGCACAGCTTCTTCTTCAGCGAGATGTTGCGCTCGTTCGTGCAGGCGAAGAGCGAGGTCTCGTCGGCCAGCAACGCGTCGACGAGCGTCCCACGCCGCCGCAAGAGATCGTGGAGGGACGCTCGGGATCGGCCGTTGGAGTTGACCACGAAGGAGAGGCAGCAGCATCACCAacaccatcaccaccaccaccaccaccatcaacaacagcagcaacaacaacagcaacaacaacaacaacaatcgaCGATGGATAAATACTTCCAACACGGGCAACAGCAGGCGGAGGCGAGATTGGAGAACGGAAATAAGCAGAGCGACGGGGGCTACGACCCGGCCAGCAAAGTGGGCAACTTCGAGCAGAAGCCGAGCTTCGACATGTTGAAACCGGTGGACGAGGGGAAGGCCGAGTTCGGGAAGCAGAGCAAGTGCTTCTTCGACGAGAGGCCCCGCCACTTCGAGCAGGCCCAACCGCCCGAGGCGATGTTCCCAGGCGAGTTGCAGAAGGTGAAGCCCGAGGAGACCCACTCGACCGAGCGCAAGAGCTGCAATTACAACGACAGGAGCTCGTACGACGCGAAGGGGAACCCGTTGGGTAATCAAGAGCTGCTCCTGTCGGACCAGAAGAAGCTCGACTTCTCGAGGAACTTCCTCCCCGGCCTGCCGCCACGGGGCTGCGAAATGCTGCCGTCCGTGAAAGGGTTCGGCCTGGCAGGGAACGTGGCGGCCGCCAACCCGACGGAATTCCTCCCCGGCCCCCTCTGGTACCCGCCCTACCCGATCCCTCAATCGTACCCGGGCATCGACCCCCTGCACTTCTTCATCGATCTCCGCGTGTCCGGCCACATTTGGGACAGGAAGCTGAGCGAGAGGCAGCTCCCGTTCAAAGGGAAGCATTGCTCCGCCTTCAGCGTGCCCCAGTCCAAGGAGTACAACAGCAACAGACCGTTGAACTTGACCAGGGACGAGGCTGGGACGTCGAAGAGCGGGGAGGAAAATCCACGCGGCACCAATTACATCCTCAGACACTTGACCAGGACGTACAGGGACATAGGCCAGGCGAGGAAAGGGCCCAGGAGCGAAACCTCCGGGGAGAGCGAGGATAATTCCAAGGACGTTGATAACAATA GCGAGAGGTCCCCGAAGCAGGAGGACACGACGAGCccggaagaggagaggaaagatcTTCGAGCGTTGATAGGGTTGGAGTTGGTCGTGGATTACGTGAAAGAGCCGAAGGGGGATACCTCGAACGAGCAGACTTCGCAAGTAACCGAATAA